A stretch of the uncultured Desulfobacter sp. genome encodes the following:
- a CDS encoding MalY/PatB family protein, which produces MKDQWNFNQVIDRSNTGSVKWESSVLEQKFGKGRGNLLPLWVADMDFACPDVIFNAMEQRLSHKVFGYSLNDSRHNDALINWFERRHGWQIQKNSIVNTPGIVPAVHYLIQCFTKPGDGVLIQPPVYYPFAQAIHTNGRQVVENPLMLNQYRYDMDFNDLEEKTRDPRVKLAILCSPHNPVGRVWQRDELERFGTICLKNNVLVFADEIHCDLVMPGFKHTSYQSISTELTQSSIAAVAASKTFNLAGLAHSCLVISNESYRHEIGSFFNCLGLNSTGTSNLFGAIAARAAYEGGEPWLCDLIRYIYDNYLYLKERIEKELPGVRVFDLEATYLPWIDFNPLQLPPKQLIEIIEEKAGIALDHGNWFGQSGAGFERINIACPKKVLSTAVDAIICAFIPFCK; this is translated from the coding sequence ATGAAAGACCAATGGAATTTTAATCAAGTCATAGACAGAAGCAACACAGGCTCGGTAAAATGGGAATCATCTGTTCTTGAGCAAAAATTCGGCAAAGGGCGGGGAAATCTACTGCCGCTATGGGTGGCAGACATGGATTTTGCGTGTCCTGATGTGATTTTCAATGCCATGGAACAACGCCTGTCCCACAAAGTTTTCGGGTACAGCCTGAATGACAGCCGGCACAATGACGCATTGATTAATTGGTTTGAACGGCGGCATGGATGGCAGATCCAAAAAAATTCGATTGTCAATACGCCGGGGATTGTGCCCGCGGTACACTACCTGATTCAGTGCTTTACCAAACCCGGTGATGGCGTTTTGATTCAGCCGCCGGTGTACTATCCCTTTGCCCAGGCCATTCATACCAATGGCAGGCAAGTGGTTGAAAATCCCTTGATGCTGAATCAGTATCGATATGATATGGATTTTAACGATCTGGAAGAAAAGACCCGGGATCCAAGAGTGAAACTCGCCATCCTGTGTTCACCGCACAATCCTGTGGGAAGGGTCTGGCAGCGCGACGAGCTTGAACGTTTTGGGACTATCTGCCTGAAAAACAACGTCCTGGTTTTTGCCGATGAAATTCATTGTGATCTGGTCATGCCCGGATTTAAACATACCAGTTATCAATCCATCTCTACTGAATTAACGCAAAGCTCCATTGCTGCAGTTGCGGCTTCAAAAACCTTTAATCTGGCAGGACTGGCCCATTCCTGCCTGGTCATTTCCAACGAATCATATCGCCATGAAATCGGCAGTTTTTTTAATTGTCTTGGCTTGAATTCAACAGGTACCTCCAATCTATTTGGTGCCATTGCCGCCCGGGCTGCTTATGAAGGTGGGGAGCCTTGGCTATGTGACTTGATTCGCTATATTTATGATAATTATTTATATCTTAAAGAAAGGATTGAAAAAGAACTGCCGGGTGTTCGGGTGTTTGACCTTGAGGCGACCTATTTGCCGTGGATTGATTTTAATCCTTTACAATTGCCGCCGAAACAACTCATTGAGATTATTGAGGAGAAAGCCGGTATAGCCCTTGATCACGGTAACTGGTTTGGACAGAGCGGGGCCGGATTTGAGCGTATAAACATTGCCTGCCCCAAAAAAGTGTTGTCTACGGCGGTAGACGCCATAATTTGCGCATTCATCCCTTTTTGTAAATAA
- the lpdA gene encoding dihydrolipoyl dehydrogenase: MAEHIVIIGAGPGGYVAALRSAGLGAQVTLIEKENLGGTCLNHGCIPSKIMKNSADLLLNCLKAEGMGIKISGTISPDIGVLMQRKEKVLEGQRKGLSGLLEKAGVNVVMGRAKIVAPGKVEVICDREDSISLAYDKLIIAAGTVPMDVSEFPFDHKSILSSNDLLSLDYIPKSLTIVGGGVIGCEFAFIFSALGTKVTIVEAMDRVLPLPGVDESCSKLLLREMKKRKIKVFTDTIVSRAEHKSEGLDVFLDVSPFTKPTGKLKIKKIDTDVMAVCIGRSSLAKELGLENIGLKTDKNGWIAVNEYLQTCVDNVYAIGDILGPAHIMLAHVAYHEGLVAAENACGQTERPKTAMSYDAVPGAIFTMPEIGTVGLTETQALEQEIDIETAVVNFRSLGKAHAIDEIAGEAKMIVEKASGKVIGVHMTGPHATDLIAEATLAVRNGLTATDLAHTIHAHPTLAEIMGEASLKILGTPLHG; this comes from the coding sequence ATGGCTGAACATATCGTTATCATTGGCGCAGGTCCCGGCGGTTATGTTGCCGCACTGAGATCAGCCGGCCTTGGGGCCCAGGTGACCTTGATTGAAAAAGAAAATTTGGGAGGAACCTGTCTTAATCACGGTTGTATCCCGTCAAAAATAATGAAAAATTCAGCAGATTTGCTGCTTAACTGTCTTAAAGCCGAAGGTATGGGAATTAAGATATCAGGAACCATCAGCCCAGATATCGGCGTTTTAATGCAGCGAAAGGAAAAAGTGCTCGAAGGGCAGAGAAAAGGGCTTTCAGGGCTTCTTGAAAAGGCAGGCGTAAATGTTGTCATGGGCCGTGCTAAAATTGTTGCGCCGGGCAAAGTCGAAGTGATTTGTGACCGGGAAGATTCCATCTCCCTGGCATACGACAAGCTGATCATTGCAGCCGGTACGGTACCCATGGACGTTTCGGAATTTCCTTTTGACCATAAAAGCATCCTGTCGTCCAATGATCTTTTGTCATTGGATTACATTCCAAAATCTTTAACCATTGTCGGGGGCGGGGTGATTGGGTGTGAATTTGCCTTTATCTTCAGTGCTCTTGGCACCAAGGTGACTATTGTGGAGGCCATGGACAGGGTGCTCCCTTTGCCGGGCGTAGACGAATCCTGCTCAAAGCTGCTGTTGCGTGAAATGAAAAAACGAAAAATAAAAGTATTCACGGATACCATTGTGTCACGGGCTGAACACAAAAGCGAGGGGCTTGATGTTTTCCTGGATGTCAGTCCATTCACCAAGCCGACCGGTAAATTGAAAATAAAAAAAATTGATACGGATGTCATGGCCGTGTGTATCGGCAGAAGCTCTTTAGCAAAGGAATTGGGCCTTGAAAATATCGGCCTTAAAACTGACAAGAATGGATGGATTGCCGTGAACGAGTACCTGCAGACCTGTGTCGACAATGTGTATGCCATCGGTGACATTCTTGGCCCTGCTCACATAATGCTGGCCCATGTGGCCTACCATGAAGGTCTTGTGGCGGCAGAGAACGCCTGCGGACAGACTGAAAGACCTAAAACCGCCATGTCTTATGATGCCGTGCCCGGGGCCATTTTTACCATGCCTGAAATAGGCACGGTTGGATTAACGGAAACACAGGCTCTGGAACAGGAGATAGACATTGAAACGGCAGTGGTAAATTTTAGGTCGTTGGGAAAAGCCCATGCCATTGATGAGATTGCAGGGGAGGCAAAAATGATTGTGGAAAAGGCATCGGGCAAAGTGATAGGTGTGCATATGACAGGCCCCCATGCCACGGATCTGATTGCCGAAGCCACCCTGGCCGTCCGCAATGGATTAACCGCAACGGATCTGGCGCACACCATACACGCCCATCCCACGCTGGCTGAAATTATGGGAGAGGCATCCTTGAAAATATTGGGTACCCCGCTGCATGGGTAG
- a CDS encoding Lrp/AsnC family transcriptional regulator, with protein MKIDDTNINIIRELKEGKKPFKKIAEKLGVTENTVRARVLKLQEEGVLEFCGLVDPAKLPGHRSVIVGIKLSETNLVEKGEEISRLKGVVSVSVVTGRYDLMVQVLFKEGFDLLEFYTEEVSKIDGIDSVETFVVYKSYNLKVPYIF; from the coding sequence ATGAAAATTGATGACACCAATATCAATATTATCAGAGAACTCAAAGAAGGTAAAAAACCCTTTAAAAAAATAGCCGAAAAGCTGGGTGTTACTGAAAACACCGTACGGGCAAGGGTTCTTAAACTTCAAGAAGAGGGCGTACTTGAGTTCTGCGGTCTTGTAGATCCGGCCAAACTGCCGGGCCATAGAAGTGTGATCGTGGGCATTAAGTTGTCCGAGACAAACCTGGTGGAAAAAGGCGAAGAGATCAGTCGCCTGAAAGGTGTCGTGTCCGTGTCAGTGGTCACAGGGCGATATGATCTTATGGTGCAGGTTTTGTTTAAAGAAGGATTTGATCTGCTTGAATTTTACACCGAGGAAGTTTCAAAAATTGACGGGATAGATTCCGTTGAAACGTTTGTGGTTTACAAATCATACAACCTGAAAGTGCCCTACATTTTTTAA
- a CDS encoding aminomethyltransferase family protein encodes MANNLKKTPLNAWHRNAGANMADFGGFDMPLWYDTGVKNEHIAVLASAGMFDTSHMDCIQVQGNDAPILLDFCFTRQISDLSLGRCVYGAFLDAKGHCIDDAIVYKFSDVNFMVCVNAGMGGAITTHLISHSEAKSVEVKDLSDQLAKVDVQGKNALKIVSGLIKDKEKVFDKMPYFSFKGNLDPDASDKVTLIDGTPVIVSRTGYTGEFGFEIFIAPDEVEKLWANLLDAGSPYALIPCGLGARDSLRAGACLPLSHQDIGHFPFINHPWEFALPFKAGTRQFTKTFLGSQSLINLEQPSFTYAFVGDSLRKVGAGDKGRVLTEQGEDIGKVLTCATDMGIFWHEDKIVSINTPNLPPDIKIKGLACGFVMVNQALDMGTRLTLAEGKRKIGVQLVSDVRPDRTARLAIKNFK; translated from the coding sequence ATGGCTAATAATCTAAAAAAGACACCATTAAATGCATGGCACCGGAATGCCGGAGCCAATATGGCTGATTTCGGCGGATTTGACATGCCGTTATGGTATGACACAGGGGTGAAAAATGAGCACATTGCCGTGCTTGCATCCGCAGGAATGTTTGATACATCCCATATGGACTGCATCCAGGTCCAGGGGAACGATGCCCCTATCTTGCTTGATTTCTGTTTCACAAGGCAAATAAGCGATTTATCGTTGGGGCGATGTGTTTACGGCGCATTTTTAGATGCCAAGGGACACTGCATTGACGATGCCATTGTTTATAAATTTTCTGATGTCAACTTCATGGTTTGTGTCAATGCAGGGATGGGGGGAGCAATAACAACTCATCTGATTTCACACAGTGAGGCAAAATCTGTAGAAGTAAAAGATCTATCTGACCAGCTTGCCAAAGTGGATGTCCAAGGCAAAAATGCATTAAAAATCGTATCCGGCCTGATCAAGGACAAAGAAAAGGTTTTTGACAAAATGCCTTATTTTTCCTTCAAAGGCAATCTGGACCCTGACGCCTCTGATAAGGTAACGCTTATAGATGGGACGCCTGTTATTGTGTCACGGACCGGGTACACCGGAGAATTTGGTTTTGAAATTTTCATTGCGCCCGATGAGGTTGAAAAATTGTGGGCCAATCTTCTGGATGCAGGCTCCCCCTATGCCCTGATACCTTGCGGCCTTGGTGCCAGGGATTCTTTAAGGGCCGGTGCATGCCTGCCCCTGTCCCACCAGGATATTGGACATTTTCCCTTCATCAATCACCCCTGGGAATTCGCCCTGCCCTTTAAAGCAGGTACACGGCAGTTTACCAAGACATTTTTAGGGAGCCAGAGCCTGATAAACCTGGAACAGCCCTCCTTTACCTATGCCTTTGTCGGTGATTCTTTAAGAAAGGTCGGTGCAGGCGACAAGGGCCGGGTGCTTACCGAGCAGGGTGAAGATATTGGCAAAGTACTGACCTGCGCAACAGACATGGGGATCTTTTGGCATGAAGATAAAATCGTGAGCATTAACACGCCTAACCTGCCCCCGGATATTAAAATTAAGGGGCTTGCATGCGGATTTGTGATGGTCAATCAGGCCCTTGACATGGGTACCCGGTTGACCCTTGCTGAAGGCAAGCGCAAAATCGGGGTTCAACTTGTTTCAGATGTTAGGCCGGATAGGACAGC